The Chanodichthys erythropterus isolate Z2021 chromosome 14, ASM2448905v1, whole genome shotgun sequence genome window below encodes:
- the pofut2 gene encoding GDP-fucose protein O-fucosyltransferase 2, whose protein sequence is MANKRRTAVPVLFHRILQYFSVLILTVLSYNVKLTSASDDDAFRAGQSMLSPVAAASRDVRYLLYDVNPPEGFNLRRDVYIRMASLLKTLRKEGDWVLVLPPWGRLYHWQSPDIHQVRIPWGEFFSVTSLQANIPVIEYEEFIAESGGPFIDQILVLQSYAEGWTDGKWEEKVDERPCIERLMYSKDKQGYYRGWFWGYEETRALNVTCLSAQGHASILAPVLQNNLTATSVMLDRAETVLHDHYAGKDYWDTRRSMVFAKHLRIIGDEFRAKYLNSTDKQDQTQYNEDWTRIKNRLGSAKGGPYLGVHLRRKDFIWGHRDDVPSLKGAVKKIRSLMKKHKLQQVFVATDADEEDLAKLKRMLPEMVRYEPTWEDLELLKDGGVAIIDQWICAHARYFIGTSVSTFSFRIHEEREILGFDPKTTYNRFCGDDESECEQPTHWKIVY, encoded by the exons ATGGCGAACAAGAGGAGAACAGCTGTGCCTGTCCTCTTCCATcgtattttacaatatttttcagTATTAATCCTCACTGTTTTATCCTATAACGTTAAATTAACATCGGCCTCAGATGACGATGCGTTTCGCGCCGGGCAGTCGATGCTGTCTCCGGTGGCAGCAGCATCACGGGATGTTCG ATACCTCCTGTATGATGTGAATCCACCTGAGGGTTTCAATCTGCGCCGGGATGTGTACATTCGCATGGCCTCTTTGCTGAAGACATTGAGGAAAGAAGGCGACTGGGTGCTAGTGTTGCCTCCATGGGGTCGCCTGTATCACTGGCAGAGCCCTGATATACATCAGGTTCGCATCCCCTGGGGGGAATTCTTCAGCGTCACCAGCTTGCAGGCTAACATACCAGTCATTGAGTATGAGGAATTCATTGCTG AGTCTGGAGGTCCCTTCATTGACCAGATCCTTGTGCTGCAGAGCTATGCAGAGGGTTGGACAGATGGGAAATGGGAGGAGAAGGTGGATGAACGACCGTGCATTGAAAGACTGATGTACTCAAAGGACAAACAGGGCTATTACAG AGGTTGGTTTTGGGGTTATGAGGAGACCAGAGCATTGAATGTCACCTGTTTATCTGCTCAGGGACATGCCTCTATTTTGGCCCCTGTCCTACAAAACAACTTAACAGCCAC GTCAGTAATGCTTGACAGAGCTGAGACTGTCCTTCATGATCACTATGCTGGGAAGGACTACTGGGAT ACACGGCGAAGTATGGTGTTTGCCAAACACTTGCGTATTATAGGAGACGAGTTTAGGGCCAAGTATCTCAACTCCACAGATAAACAGGACCAGACACAATACAACGAGGACTGGACCCGAATTAAA AACAGGTTGGGCAGTGCTAAGGGAGGCCCTTACCTGGGAGTCCACTTACGTAGGAAGGACTTCATCTGGGGTCACAGAGATGATGTGCCTagccttaaaggtgcagtgaagAAGATCCGTAGCCTCATGAAGAAGCACAAGCTTCAGCAAGTCTTTGTTGCCACTGATGCAGACGAAGAAG acCTTGCTAAACTGAAAAGGATGCTTCCTGAGATGGTTCGATACGAGCCCACCTGGGAGGACCTCGAGCTCTTGAAAGATGGAGGGGTGGCCATCATAGACCAGTGGATCTGTGCCCATGCAAG GTATTTCATTGGAACATCAGTTTCAACCTTCTCTTTCAGAATACACGAGGAAAGAGAAATCCTAGGTTTTGATCCTAAAACCACCTATAACCGATTCTGTGGTGACGATGAGAGCGAATGTGAACAGCCAACACACTGGAAAATTGTCTACTAA